A single Clostridia bacterium DNA region contains:
- the murD gene encoding UDP-N-acetylmuramoyl-L-alanine--D-glutamate ligase — translation MDVKGKRVLVVGLGKSGVASSLFLQARDARVTVSDAKSEEQLRQEIPALLDKGIVVETGKHGERTFRDQDMIVISPGVPFDVPQLEQARRLGVPVIGEIELAARYLQGQIVAITGSNGKTTTTTLTGEVIAAGGGKALVGGNIGTPAITFVEQSSPETWVVLEISSFQLETIETFRPHIAAVLNVTPDHLDRHGSMENYITAKARIFENQGAEDFAVLNADDPICVAMAQGLRPQTYWFSRKREVERGAFVRNGGIVFRGADGEHEIMPASEMTLKGAHNLENVLSAVVMGMIAGIEPAKIRRAVKDFKAVEHRLEYVTTIRGVQYFNDSKATNVDATIKALESFPGNIHIILGGKDKGSDYAVLSDLLRERVKKVYTIGAAAQKIESQIAGVVEIVSAATLESAVRRAAEIAEAGDIVLLAPACASFDQFQSYEQRGRAFKETVHALAAREAAGKQGGRV, via the coding sequence ATGGACGTTAAAGGAAAACGCGTACTTGTGGTGGGGCTTGGGAAGTCTGGTGTCGCCTCGTCTTTGTTCCTTCAGGCGCGCGACGCTCGCGTAACCGTCTCGGACGCGAAGTCAGAGGAGCAACTGCGGCAGGAAATTCCCGCGCTGCTCGATAAAGGCATCGTCGTCGAAACTGGAAAACATGGCGAGCGCACATTTCGTGATCAGGACATGATCGTCATCAGCCCTGGCGTCCCGTTCGATGTTCCGCAGCTTGAGCAAGCGCGCCGCCTGGGCGTTCCTGTAATCGGAGAGATCGAACTGGCAGCTCGATACCTGCAGGGCCAGATCGTCGCCATCACCGGATCGAACGGCAAAACAACGACCACCACGCTGACCGGTGAAGTTATCGCCGCAGGCGGGGGCAAGGCTCTCGTCGGCGGAAACATTGGAACCCCCGCCATCACCTTCGTCGAGCAATCTTCGCCGGAAACCTGGGTTGTGCTGGAAATCTCCAGCTTCCAACTGGAGACAATCGAGACCTTCCGTCCGCACATTGCGGCCGTGCTCAACGTTACCCCCGACCATCTCGACCGCCACGGTTCCATGGAGAACTACATCACGGCGAAGGCGCGAATCTTCGAAAACCAGGGTGCAGAAGATTTTGCAGTCCTGAACGCCGATGATCCTATCTGTGTTGCGATGGCGCAGGGACTCAGGCCGCAGACGTACTGGTTCAGCCGTAAGCGCGAGGTTGAGCGCGGAGCATTTGTCCGCAATGGCGGGATCGTGTTCCGTGGCGCGGATGGCGAACACGAGATCATGCCGGCTTCGGAGATGACGTTGAAAGGCGCTCACAACCTGGAGAATGTACTCTCGGCGGTTGTCATGGGCATGATTGCCGGAATTGAGCCTGCGAAGATTCGCCGCGCCGTGAAGGACTTCAAGGCCGTCGAACATCGCCTGGAGTACGTAACGACGATCAGGGGCGTGCAGTACTTCAACGACTCAAAAGCTACGAACGTGGACGCCACGATCAAAGCGCTGGAGTCGTTTCCCGGAAACATCCACATCATCCTGGGCGGCAAAGACAAGGGTTCCGACTACGCGGTGCTCAGCGATTTGCTACGCGAGCGCGTCAAGAAGGTGTACACGATCGGCGCGGCGGCGCAGAAGATCGAGTCCCAGATTGCGGGCGTGGTGGAGATCGTAAGCGCAGCAACTCTTGAGAGCGCGGTGCGGCGAGCCGCTGAGATTGCCGAGGCCGGAGACATCGTGCTGCTCGCTCCCGCTTGCGCCAGCTTCGATCAGTTCCAGAGCTACGAGCAACGTGGTCGTGCCTTCAAAGAGACGGTGCACGCGCTGGCCGCGCGCGAAGCTGCGGGTAAGCAGGGAGGCCGCGTCTAG
- the ftsW gene encoding putative lipid II flippase FtsW: MAKRVSADKWLFSVTLLLVFIGLVMVFSASAVIAKERFGSPYNFLLRQFVWAIGGMISMFILMNVDYKRYKAPAVVFSFLGITTILLLAVFALDRSHNTHRWLKLGAFSFQPSELAKPALILFLAYFLETRTKTIKDWRHTLLPAVIPTVIFTALIVAEPDLGTAIMCWAITGAVLFAAGMQFRYYGYAALAAMLPLWVLIFRTPWRYKRILAFIDPYADPLGTGFHIIQSLIAVGTGGVTGLGLMEGKQKLFYLPEPQTDFIFAVISEEFGLIGSVAVVLLFGIFCWRGLRAAINTRDNYARFLVSGITAMVVIQAFFNISVVLGLLPTKGIPLPFISSGGSSLFVTLASVGVLLNITQQTD; encoded by the coding sequence ATGGCCAAGCGCGTCAGTGCAGACAAGTGGCTGTTCTCGGTCACACTGCTGCTCGTCTTCATCGGCTTGGTCATGGTCTTCAGCGCCTCGGCCGTGATCGCCAAGGAGCGCTTCGGTTCGCCGTACAACTTTCTCCTGCGCCAGTTCGTTTGGGCTATTGGCGGCATGATCTCCATGTTCATCCTGATGAATGTGGACTACAAGCGCTACAAGGCCCCGGCGGTCGTCTTCAGTTTTCTCGGGATCACCACGATCCTGCTGTTGGCCGTGTTTGCGCTCGACCGGTCACACAACACGCATCGCTGGCTCAAGCTCGGAGCATTTTCGTTTCAACCGTCGGAGCTTGCGAAACCGGCGCTCATCCTTTTTCTCGCTTACTTCCTGGAGACACGCACAAAGACCATCAAGGATTGGCGACATACCCTGCTGCCGGCCGTCATTCCTACCGTGATTTTTACCGCATTGATTGTCGCCGAGCCTGACCTGGGTACGGCGATCATGTGCTGGGCGATCACCGGGGCGGTGCTGTTTGCGGCAGGCATGCAATTCCGATACTACGGTTATGCCGCGCTGGCAGCGATGCTGCCGCTCTGGGTGCTGATCTTCCGCACTCCATGGCGTTACAAACGCATCCTCGCCTTCATCGATCCTTATGCCGATCCGCTGGGAACGGGCTTTCACATAATCCAGTCCCTCATCGCTGTCGGAACCGGCGGAGTGACCGGCCTGGGCCTGATGGAAGGGAAGCAGAAGCTCTTCTATCTTCCTGAACCGCAGACCGACTTCATCTTCGCCGTGATCAGTGAAGAGTTCGGGCTGATTGGCTCGGTTGCCGTCGTCCTGCTGTTTGGGATCTTCTGCTGGCGCGGCTTGCGCGCGGCGATCAATACGCGCGACAACTATGCGCGTTTCCTTGTCAGCGGCATCACGGCGATGGTGGTCATACAGGCATTCTTCAACATCAGCGTGGTTCTCGGGCTGCTACCGACTAAGGGCATACCGCTGCCGTTCATTTCCTCCGGAGGGTCATCATTGTTTGTGACATTGGCAAGCGTCGGCGTATTACTCAACATTACGCAGCAAACGGATTAA
- the murG gene encoding undecaprenyldiphospho-muramoylpentapeptide beta-N-acetylglucosaminyltransferase yields the protein MRAILAGGGTGGHVIPALAIANELREQYNAQVIFVGTARGMETRLVPAAGYELKLVEVGALKRVSLATRLKTVTALPRAIAAAWRIIDDFRPDVVIGVGGYASGPAMLAASFKGLPTVVFEPNVVPGFANKLVAPMASAAAVHFEETCRWFGHCEVTGVPVRQEFFRVPPRPAGTPPTLLLFGGSQGAHALNRVLADSLASLNQRVPGIHIIHQTGERDYLEVQAEYVKAGISAEVAPFIDNMPCAFAAADVLVCRSGASTVAEVAAAGKPAIFVPLPTATDDHQRRNAETLARGGAAMLIPEKELTPGRLVDVVAGLLRDRKCLQHMSEAARRMSHANAAAHIARIAARVAGIPADVQSQHE from the coding sequence ATGCGCGCGATTCTGGCAGGCGGAGGAACCGGTGGACACGTCATTCCCGCACTCGCTATTGCGAACGAGTTGCGTGAGCAATATAACGCGCAAGTGATCTTCGTGGGCACGGCTCGCGGCATGGAGACGCGCCTGGTTCCGGCTGCCGGCTATGAACTTAAGCTGGTGGAAGTCGGTGCGCTGAAGCGTGTCAGCCTGGCAACCCGGTTGAAAACCGTGACCGCCCTGCCGCGTGCCATTGCCGCCGCGTGGCGCATTATTGACGATTTCCGCCCTGATGTCGTTATCGGCGTCGGCGGTTACGCCTCAGGGCCAGCCATGCTGGCTGCCTCCTTTAAGGGCCTGCCGACTGTGGTGTTTGAGCCCAACGTGGTTCCCGGCTTCGCCAACAAGCTCGTCGCGCCAATGGCATCGGCGGCGGCCGTGCATTTCGAGGAAACTTGCCGCTGGTTCGGCCATTGTGAAGTGACGGGCGTTCCAGTTCGCCAGGAGTTCTTCCGTGTGCCTCCCCGTCCGGCGGGCACGCCTCCTACGCTGCTACTCTTCGGAGGCAGCCAGGGGGCACATGCATTGAATCGCGTTCTGGCAGATTCGCTTGCGTCGCTGAACCAACGCGTGCCCGGTATCCACATCATCCATCAAACTGGGGAACGCGATTACCTGGAGGTCCAGGCCGAGTACGTCAAGGCCGGCATCTCCGCCGAGGTCGCACCCTTTATCGACAACATGCCCTGCGCATTTGCTGCGGCTGATGTTCTGGTCTGCCGTTCCGGTGCGAGCACTGTGGCCGAGGTCGCAGCCGCTGGAAAGCCGGCAATCTTTGTGCCGCTCCCTACCGCAACCGACGATCACCAGCGCCGCAACGCCGAAACCCTGGCGCGCGGCGGGGCGGCCATGCTGATCCCCGAGAAGGAACTCACGCCCGGGCGCCTGGTCGATGTTGTAGCGGGGCTGCTTCGTGATCGCAAGTGCTTGCAGCATATGTCCGAGGCCGCACGACGCATGTCACACGCGAATGCGGCGGCGCACATTGCGCGCATTGCCGCTCGCGTAGCCGGAATTCCTGCGGACGTACAGAGCCAGCACGAATAG
- the murC gene encoding UDP-N-acetylmuramate--L-alanine ligase produces MFAKIQRIHFVGIGGIGMSGIAEVLLTLGYKVSGSDLKASPAVSRLASLGAITSEGHRAENVHGAEVVVTSSAISRENPEVREARRLHLPVIQRAEMLAELMRLKYGIAVAGMHGKTTTTSMVAAVLASGGLDPTVVVGGRVDAMGSNARLGKSHYLVAEADESDRSFLKLSPILSVITNIDREHMDCYRDMEDVEQTFLDFMDRVPFYGTVVACNDNDALRAILARAERRIVTYGTREGSDFLVELLARPAGSTGISNEFRVNFKGQDLGKFILRIPGLHNVLNATAAIAVGIGLDVAPDHIREALANFRGVDRRFQLRGNAAGVDVIDDYGHHPTEIRATLAAARGCGYKRIHVIFQPHRYSRTQLLMSDFADAFRNADTVCVLPIYAASEQPIEGVSAESLAARIRCGNEHPADFADSFASAVESVVESARAGEMILTLGAGSVSQLAPQILEKLAVPRRTTGAAAPNQN; encoded by the coding sequence ATGTTCGCGAAAATTCAACGCATACATTTCGTAGGAATCGGCGGCATCGGCATGAGCGGCATCGCCGAAGTGCTGCTCACGCTCGGCTACAAGGTTTCTGGCTCTGACCTGAAGGCGTCGCCTGCGGTCAGCCGTCTTGCTTCACTTGGGGCAATCACCTCCGAAGGGCATCGCGCAGAGAACGTGCATGGCGCGGAAGTTGTCGTGACCAGCTCTGCCATCTCCCGCGAAAATCCTGAGGTCAGGGAAGCTCGCCGGCTGCATTTGCCCGTCATCCAGCGGGCCGAGATGCTTGCCGAACTGATGCGATTAAAGTACGGAATCGCCGTCGCGGGCATGCACGGAAAGACAACCACGACCAGCATGGTTGCAGCCGTCCTTGCCTCTGGAGGACTTGATCCGACGGTCGTTGTCGGAGGACGCGTCGATGCCATGGGTTCCAACGCCCGGCTTGGCAAGTCGCACTATCTGGTCGCGGAAGCCGACGAGAGTGATCGCTCGTTCCTGAAGCTGTCACCGATCCTCTCAGTCATTACCAACATCGATCGCGAGCACATGGATTGCTATCGCGACATGGAGGACGTGGAACAAACGTTCCTCGACTTCATGGATCGCGTACCCTTCTACGGCACGGTCGTCGCCTGCAATGACAACGATGCCCTTCGTGCGATTCTGGCGCGAGCGGAACGCCGTATAGTGACCTACGGCACGCGCGAGGGCTCGGATTTCCTGGTTGAGTTGCTGGCACGCCCGGCGGGTTCCACTGGGATCAGCAACGAGTTCCGCGTCAACTTCAAGGGGCAGGATTTGGGGAAATTCATTCTGCGCATCCCCGGTCTCCACAATGTTCTGAATGCGACGGCTGCCATTGCGGTCGGCATTGGCCTTGATGTCGCCCCCGATCACATTCGCGAGGCATTGGCCAACTTCCGCGGGGTGGACCGGCGCTTTCAGTTACGGGGAAACGCTGCAGGTGTTGACGTCATTGACGACTACGGACATCATCCGACGGAGATTCGCGCGACGCTTGCGGCCGCGCGCGGTTGCGGTTATAAGCGGATTCATGTCATCTTCCAGCCTCACCGTTACAGCCGAACACAGCTTTTGATGTCGGATTTCGCCGACGCGTTCCGGAATGCCGATACCGTTTGCGTGCTTCCGATCTACGCGGCAAGCGAGCAACCAATTGAAGGCGTGAGCGCTGAAAGCCTGGCAGCGCGCATACGTTGCGGCAACGAGCATCCGGCTGACTTCGCCGATTCCTTCGCAAGTGCAGTCGAGTCCGTCGTCGAGTCTGCGCGTGCCGGGGAGATGATCCTGACGCTCGGCGCAGGCAGCGTCTCCCAGCTTGCGCCACAAATTCTGGAGAAACTTGCTGTTCCTCGCCGTACCACAGGAGCTGCGGCTCCGAACCAGAATTGA
- a CDS encoding tetratricopeptide repeat protein has protein sequence MTLSTTYAARAAARLFACVCLLAAMASAATTPEQLIEHGRWKQARVIVEQKYKSNPQDAHTLYLLARIRFAFGETNAALDFAKRAVALNGNKAEYHLALAEIQGEIAQKANLFRQAMLARGIKKELETAAALDPKNVDARIGLMEYYLQAPSIAGGDRTRARAIAEEIFRLDPVEGYMAQASIARYEKQTDKLEKLYLKAIEASPKSSAAHLALARLYASESQKAYDRAEQQLRAALKLDSGRVNAYVAMVSLLALRNDWVALDATLVAAEKNVADNLEPYFQAARVLAGNDRDLPRAERYLRKYLSQEPEGGAPSLAFAHWKLGQVYQKMGRKQEAVAELQTALRMNPELDEARKELTRLR, from the coding sequence ATGACCTTAAGTACAACTTATGCCGCCCGCGCCGCTGCGCGTTTATTCGCCTGCGTTTGCCTGCTCGCCGCTATGGCGTCGGCAGCTACTACGCCCGAGCAGCTTATTGAGCATGGCCGCTGGAAGCAGGCGCGTGTCATTGTCGAGCAGAAGTACAAGTCGAATCCGCAGGACGCGCACACTCTCTACTTGCTTGCACGCATCCGGTTCGCCTTCGGCGAGACGAATGCTGCCCTTGACTTCGCAAAACGGGCCGTGGCATTGAACGGGAACAAGGCGGAATACCACCTTGCGCTTGCTGAGATACAGGGAGAAATCGCGCAAAAGGCCAACCTCTTCAGGCAGGCTATGCTGGCGCGCGGCATCAAGAAGGAACTTGAAACCGCGGCTGCGCTCGACCCGAAGAATGTCGATGCCCGCATCGGACTCATGGAGTATTACCTTCAGGCGCCCAGCATCGCCGGGGGCGACCGAACGCGGGCCCGGGCCATAGCTGAGGAGATTTTCCGTCTCGACCCGGTTGAGGGCTATATGGCTCAGGCGTCGATTGCGCGCTATGAGAAGCAAACAGACAAGCTCGAAAAACTTTACCTGAAGGCCATCGAAGCCAGTCCGAAAAGTTCTGCCGCACACCTCGCGCTGGCGCGCCTTTACGCCTCCGAGTCGCAGAAGGCCTACGACCGAGCCGAGCAGCAGTTGCGCGCCGCCCTCAAGCTTGACTCTGGCCGCGTGAACGCCTATGTCGCGATGGTTTCGCTGCTCGCGCTCCGCAACGACTGGGTCGCCTTGGATGCGACTCTCGTTGCAGCCGAGAAGAACGTCGCCGATAACCTTGAGCCCTATTTCCAAGCAGCACGCGTGCTTGCCGGTAATGACAGAGATCTGCCGCGCGCCGAGCGTTACCTGCGGAAGTATCTCTCGCAAGAGCCCGAGGGCGGCGCGCCGTCGCTTGCTTTCGCGCACTGGAAGCTAGGGCAGGTGTACCAAAAGATGGGTCGCAAGCAGGAGGCTGTCGCTGAACTGCAAACCGCATTGCGCATGAACCCCGAGCTGGACGAAGCGCGTAAGGAGCTCACCCGTCTGCGCTAA